One genomic segment of Blastopirellula marina includes these proteins:
- a CDS encoding phytanoyl-CoA dioxygenase family protein, whose translation MNDSQTSPQTMTNFHQSLEKEGYAMVPGIFAAGEMQELGTRLISALEAHPGPAVLRSRGRIYGSRNLLAAARWLIDLPRVPQLASVLRETLGPNVGLVRGLFFDKPPERSWSLPWHRDRTIAVKDNQLRSEQFHNPTQKAGIAHLEASDQLLANMLTLRIHLDAMTAENGPLSVIPGSHLLDTAKEEPPIVLSAQAGDVLAMRPLLSHASSMSKEGVTAHRRIVHLEFAPSPMLPDGVRWHDFIRLELD comes from the coding sequence ATGAATGATTCTCAAACTTCGCCCCAAACCATGACAAACTTTCACCAATCGCTCGAAAAAGAGGGCTACGCGATGGTGCCAGGCATCTTCGCCGCTGGCGAAATGCAAGAGCTCGGCACGCGGCTGATCTCGGCCCTGGAAGCCCACCCCGGACCGGCCGTTTTAAGGAGCCGCGGACGTATTTATGGTTCGCGCAATTTGCTGGCCGCGGCTCGTTGGTTGATCGATCTGCCCCGCGTGCCGCAGCTCGCCAGCGTGCTGCGCGAAACGCTGGGACCGAATGTCGGCCTGGTGCGAGGGCTGTTCTTCGACAAGCCGCCGGAACGTAGCTGGTCCTTGCCATGGCATCGCGACCGCACGATCGCCGTGAAGGACAATCAGCTGCGAAGCGAGCAGTTCCACAACCCCACGCAGAAAGCTGGCATCGCCCACCTGGAAGCTTCCGATCAGTTACTGGCCAACATGCTGACCCTGCGGATTCACCTCGACGCGATGACCGCTGAGAACGGCCCCTTGTCGGTCATCCCCGGCTCGCACCTGTTAGACACGGCGAAGGAAGAACCGCCGATCGTCCTGAGCGCCCAGGCCGGCGACGTCCTCGCCATGCGTCCGCTCCTTTCGCACGCCAGTAGCATGTCGAAAGAAGGAGTCACCGCCCATCGCCGAATCGTCCACCTCGAATTCGCCCCGTCCCCCATGCTGCCCGATGGAGTGCGGTGGCATGATTTTATACGACTTGAACTCGATTAG
- a CDS encoding RDD family protein encodes MSQLQDNPFSSPMVEAPALPKMNEGAPVPARKGLRFANFFIDNVILNIVTFGIGMVMGVMLISSGYEVDSQGNFEGVPLWVNLVINFVHIPITLAYYIIMEAALGRTVGKLITGTKVVNAEGGDASFGQVVGRSFARYIPFEVFSFLGQTGRGWHDSLSKTYVVKT; translated from the coding sequence ATGAGTCAACTTCAAGACAATCCATTTTCGTCTCCCATGGTCGAAGCACCGGCTCTGCCGAAGATGAACGAAGGGGCACCTGTTCCGGCTCGCAAGGGATTGCGGTTCGCCAATTTCTTCATCGACAACGTTATCCTCAACATTGTCACCTTTGGAATTGGAATGGTGATGGGGGTGATGCTGATTTCATCCGGCTACGAAGTCGACTCGCAAGGAAATTTCGAGGGGGTGCCGTTATGGGTCAACCTCGTGATTAACTTCGTACACATTCCGATCACGCTCGCCTACTACATTATTATGGAAGCGGCCTTGGGACGCACGGTCGGCAAGCTGATCACTGGAACGAAAGTGGTTAACGCCGAAGGGGGCGATGCTTCGTTCGGTCAGGTTGTGGGACGCTCGTTTGCCCGCTACATCCCGTTCGAGGTCTTCTCGTTCCTCGGCCAAACAGGCCGCGGCTGGCACGATTCGCTCAGCAAGACCTACGTGGTGAAGACCTAG
- a CDS encoding low molecular weight protein tyrosine phosphatase family protein: MSSPTNVLFVCSKNLWRSPTAERVYCNDPRLAVRSRGLSPKAARRISPNDLHWADVVFVMEYEQLAKLRSLYRSALGKRPVHVLEIPDKYQFMDPRLIELIQERVEPFLNECSAQ, encoded by the coding sequence GTGTCGTCCCCCACCAACGTCTTATTTGTTTGCTCGAAGAACCTTTGGCGAAGTCCAACGGCAGAGCGGGTCTATTGCAATGACCCGCGACTCGCGGTTCGCTCGCGCGGCCTTAGCCCCAAGGCCGCGCGGCGGATCTCGCCAAACGATTTGCACTGGGCAGACGTGGTCTTCGTCATGGAATACGAACAACTGGCCAAGCTGCGTTCGCTCTACCGAAGTGCCCTCGGCAAGCGTCCGGTGCATGTGCTGGAGATCCCCGACAAGTACCAATTCATGGACCCCCGGCTGATCGAGCTGATCCAGGAACGAGTTGAACCCTTCTTGAACGAGTGCTCAGCCCAGTAG
- a CDS encoding YHYH protein, with protein sequence MTRKYHLVIIMFLATVLGAGPMLAQLAPRMRRHLVNQAQALRLIPADSQPPGENQVSIEVVGDQRIIRSNGIPDHRTGAFPNHGNPNGISQQKYVFRVPAEPKPASRITPLRMQDFGIGVNGVPFDPGAAEWYNGDPRGGWQYEALSGAVPLGIDANHAHVQPTGAYHYHGLPSDLLKSLHVQPGKHSPIVGWAADGFPIYALYGYQDPNNPQSEIVQLESSYRLKQGRRPSTDNQPGGRYDGTFIQDYEYVPGHGNLDECNGRYGVTPEYPQGTYAYYLTNHWPVIPRNYRGTPSDDFRRGPGFGPPGGRPGLGPPPRR encoded by the coding sequence ATGACGCGCAAATATCACCTGGTAATCATCATGTTCCTTGCAACCGTACTTGGGGCCGGGCCGATGCTCGCGCAGCTGGCCCCGCGGATGCGGCGGCACCTGGTGAATCAAGCCCAGGCGCTGCGGCTGATACCGGCCGACAGCCAGCCCCCAGGCGAGAACCAGGTCTCGATTGAAGTGGTCGGCGATCAGCGAATCATTCGCTCGAACGGCATTCCCGATCACCGCACCGGCGCGTTCCCCAACCACGGCAATCCCAACGGAATTTCGCAGCAAAAGTATGTCTTTCGTGTGCCTGCCGAGCCGAAGCCTGCCAGTCGGATTACACCGCTGCGGATGCAAGACTTCGGCATCGGCGTCAACGGAGTTCCCTTCGATCCCGGGGCTGCCGAATGGTACAACGGCGACCCGCGCGGCGGCTGGCAGTACGAAGCGTTATCAGGTGCGGTGCCCCTGGGAATCGATGCGAACCATGCTCACGTGCAGCCGACCGGTGCCTATCACTACCACGGCCTGCCGAGCGATCTGCTGAAGAGCTTGCACGTGCAACCGGGGAAGCACTCGCCGATCGTCGGCTGGGCGGCCGATGGTTTTCCGATTTATGCGCTGTATGGCTACCAGGACCCGAACAATCCGCAAAGCGAAATTGTCCAGCTCGAAAGCTCGTATCGCTTGAAGCAGGGACGTCGCCCCAGTACCGATAACCAACCCGGCGGGCGTTACGACGGCACTTTCATTCAAGACTATGAATATGTCCCCGGGCATGGCAACCTCGACGAGTGCAACGGACGCTACGGCGTGACTCCTGAGTATCCCCAAGGAACGTATGCCTATTACCTGACCAATCATTGGCCGGTGATTCCCCGCAACTATCGCGGGACCCCGTCTGATGACTTTCGTCGCGGGCCAGGCTTTGGCCCCCCAGGTGGTCGACCGGGCTTGGGTCCGCCACCGCGGCGTTAA
- a CDS encoding alpha/beta hydrolase — translation MICACRTFAACVAACLLLTTSLLQAEQEKKSIKNIEFAKVDGHSLKLDLYLPKQKDAPLVVYIHGGGWHAGSKDGCPITWLNDHGIAVASISYRLTDKATFPAQIQDCKGAVRWLRAHAKEYGYSADKIGVAGSSAGGHLAALMGTSGDVKELEGDVGGNLEYSSRVDAVVDYYGATDFILRSKTQPHRANEKGSVVYKLLGGGANEKVDLAKQASAAYHVTKDDPPFLVIHGDKDKTVLLDQSQRIQEVYGEAGLPLELIVIQGGGHGGAEFYKGEPRQRAIEFFRQQLIHSAEEKK, via the coding sequence ATGATTTGTGCCTGCCGTACGTTCGCGGCTTGTGTTGCCGCTTGTTTGCTGCTGACGACTTCCCTGCTACAGGCCGAGCAGGAAAAGAAGAGCATCAAGAATATCGAGTTCGCCAAGGTCGACGGCCATAGCTTGAAGCTCGACCTGTATTTGCCGAAGCAGAAGGACGCACCACTGGTGGTGTACATCCATGGAGGCGGCTGGCATGCTGGCAGTAAAGATGGTTGCCCGATCACGTGGCTGAACGATCATGGCATCGCGGTGGCCAGTATCTCGTATCGCTTGACCGACAAGGCCACCTTCCCCGCCCAGATTCAAGATTGCAAAGGGGCCGTGCGTTGGCTGCGGGCACATGCGAAGGAGTATGGTTACTCGGCCGACAAGATCGGCGTCGCTGGCTCAAGTGCCGGTGGTCATTTGGCCGCGCTGATGGGAACCTCGGGCGATGTGAAAGAACTGGAAGGGGACGTTGGTGGGAATCTCGAGTACTCGTCGCGCGTCGACGCGGTAGTCGATTACTACGGAGCGACCGACTTCATCCTCCGCTCGAAGACGCAGCCGCATCGCGCCAACGAGAAAGGCTCGGTCGTTTACAAACTGCTGGGTGGTGGTGCGAACGAGAAGGTCGACCTCGCCAAACAGGCCTCGGCCGCGTATCACGTGACGAAAGATGATCCTCCGTTTCTGGTCATCCACGGCGATAAAGACAAAACGGTTCTGCTCGATCAATCACAGCGGATTCAAGAAGTGTACGGCGAAGCGGGCCTCCCGCTGGAGCTGATCGTCATCCAGGGAGGGGGCCACGGCGGAGCGGAGTTCTACAAAGGGGAGCCTCGCCAGCGCGCGATCGAGTTCTTCCGGCAGCAATTGATCCATTCCGCGGAAGAGAAGAAGTAG
- a CDS encoding alpha/beta hydrolase, giving the protein MMTRLNLLLTLLLLAVPTLLHAQDAASKLETDIPYRTEAGLDDYAQKQCRLDVHTPAKKGFATVVWFHGGGLEAGDKKIPKYLLDNGYAVVSANYRHSPQVKAPVYLEDAAAAVAWTFANIEKYGGDPSKIFISGHSAGGYLTSMLVLDKRWLKPHGIDPSDLAGAIPHSGQTLTHFTIRKERGIGRETGVADDLAPLYHVRADTPPLLLTTGDRNLEFPFRYEENALLFKMLEAAKHPDVQLYELQGFTHGNMVEPGVLLMTQFINKHSKND; this is encoded by the coding sequence ATGATGACTCGCCTGAACTTGCTTCTCACGCTTTTACTTCTCGCGGTGCCTACACTGCTGCATGCCCAAGATGCGGCCTCGAAGTTGGAAACCGATATTCCCTATCGCACCGAAGCAGGGCTCGACGATTACGCCCAAAAACAGTGCCGACTCGATGTGCACACTCCAGCGAAAAAAGGGTTTGCCACCGTCGTCTGGTTTCATGGTGGCGGCCTGGAAGCTGGCGACAAGAAGATCCCCAAGTACTTGCTCGATAACGGCTACGCGGTCGTCTCGGCTAACTATCGCCACAGCCCCCAGGTGAAAGCTCCCGTCTATTTGGAAGATGCCGCCGCGGCCGTGGCCTGGACCTTCGCCAACATCGAGAAGTACGGCGGCGACCCGAGCAAGATCTTCATCAGCGGCCACTCGGCAGGTGGCTACCTGACCAGCATGCTCGTGCTCGATAAGCGTTGGCTCAAGCCGCACGGAATCGATCCCAGCGACCTGGCCGGTGCCATCCCGCACAGCGGTCAAACGCTGACGCACTTCACCATCCGCAAAGAACGCGGCATCGGCCGCGAGACAGGCGTCGCCGACGACCTGGCACCACTGTATCACGTTCGCGCGGATACGCCGCCGCTGCTCTTGACCACCGGCGATCGCAACCTGGAATTCCCTTTCCGCTACGAAGAGAACGCCCTGCTCTTCAAGATGCTGGAAGCAGCCAAGCACCCCGACGTGCAGCTGTACGAACTGCAAGGCTTCACCCACGGCAACATGGTCGAGCCCGGCGTGCTGCTGATGACCCAGTTCATCAACAAGCACTCGAAGAACGACTAA
- a CDS encoding neutral zinc metallopeptidase codes for MRWRGRRGSENVEDRRSSRGPAMAGGGSILGILLIMLLVWLLGGDPLAILRGLPAPQPGGGGGGAPAAVNPQDDERAEFVSVVLADTEDVWSQQFQEVGKRYEDPTLVMFRGTVQSACGFQQAATGPFYCPLDQKVYIDLSFFDEMNDSLGAGGDFAQAYVIAHEVGHHVQNLLGISEEVHRRRTRVSEEKANELSVRQELQADFLAGVWAHHAQQNWNILEEGDIEEALNAATAIGDDRLQKQSRGFVVPESFTHGTSKQRAKWFYKGLQTGDMDQGDTFSLPYNQL; via the coding sequence ATGCGATGGCGAGGACGACGCGGCAGCGAGAACGTTGAGGATCGGCGATCTTCCCGAGGACCGGCAATGGCCGGCGGCGGAAGTATCTTAGGAATTCTGCTCATCATGCTGCTGGTATGGTTGCTCGGGGGCGATCCCCTGGCGATCTTGCGTGGGCTGCCGGCTCCGCAGCCAGGGGGCGGTGGTGGTGGTGCTCCGGCGGCCGTCAATCCCCAAGATGACGAGCGAGCCGAGTTCGTCTCAGTCGTGCTGGCCGACACCGAGGATGTCTGGAGCCAGCAGTTTCAAGAGGTTGGCAAGCGGTACGAAGACCCCACGCTGGTCATGTTTCGCGGTACCGTTCAGTCGGCGTGTGGCTTTCAGCAAGCCGCCACCGGCCCCTTCTACTGCCCCTTGGATCAGAAGGTATACATCGACCTCAGCTTCTTCGACGAGATGAACGACAGCCTCGGTGCCGGTGGCGACTTCGCCCAGGCCTATGTCATCGCCCACGAAGTGGGCCACCACGTGCAGAACCTGTTGGGCATCAGCGAGGAAGTCCATCGCCGGCGAACGCGGGTCAGCGAGGAAAAAGCCAACGAGCTTTCCGTGCGGCAGGAACTTCAGGCTGACTTCCTGGCCGGCGTCTGGGCCCATCATGCCCAGCAAAACTGGAACATCCTGGAAGAAGGAGACATCGAAGAAGCCTTGAACGCGGCGACCGCCATCGGCGACGATCGCCTGCAAAAACAATCACGCGGGTTCGTCGTGCCCGAGTCCTTCACCCACGGTACGTCCAAGCAGCGGGCCAAGTGGTTCTACAAAGGTCTTCAGACCGGCGACATGGATCAGGGAGATACCTTCAGCCTCCCCTACAACCAGCTTTAG
- a CDS encoding CHAP domain-containing protein, with amino-acid sequence MPAWTVKNAWTANTIQTYRNYAGTNGPHRAGNLRSTCEDLSIRMVVDFAEQHGLPVFFGNNSNPQGLDPAKYNSKAAYLDAVLPSTGASDLLTYNTVVMVKGAQKGNANVSLPLAKPGDLIILYAGGGHVQVVTSVSPGKVNIVQGNFRPSSERCNVLKRKWYGLDQNDPSSSCYIGAIVAQVSYVRSGTPPKWLFGGNRDVFSDEGRLCIWDFNSWNNFVPNFNPAKATTP; translated from the coding sequence ATGCCGGCCTGGACCGTAAAAAATGCGTGGACTGCCAACACCATTCAAACCTACCGCAATTACGCGGGCACCAATGGCCCCCACCGGGCAGGCAACCTGCGTTCGACCTGCGAAGATCTTTCGATTCGCATGGTGGTCGACTTTGCCGAGCAGCACGGGCTACCGGTCTTCTTCGGCAATAACTCCAATCCGCAGGGCCTCGATCCGGCCAAGTACAACTCGAAAGCGGCCTACCTGGATGCGGTGCTTCCATCGACCGGGGCCAGCGATCTTCTGACCTACAATACCGTCGTGATGGTGAAAGGAGCCCAGAAGGGTAACGCCAACGTGAGCCTTCCTTTGGCCAAGCCAGGGGACCTGATCATCTTGTACGCCGGAGGCGGCCACGTCCAAGTGGTGACCTCGGTCAGCCCCGGCAAGGTGAATATCGTGCAGGGAAACTTTCGCCCTAGTTCGGAACGCTGTAACGTCTTGAAACGCAAATGGTACGGCTTAGACCAAAACGATCCTTCCTCAAGCTGCTACATCGGAGCGATCGTGGCCCAGGTTTCATACGTCCGATCTGGTACGCCGCCGAAATGGCTCTTTGGTGGCAACCGCGACGTATTCTCGGACGAGGGACGGCTGTGTATCTGGGACTTCAACAGTTGGAATAACTTCGTCCCCAACTTCAACCCAGCCAAGGCCACCACCCCTTAG
- a CDS encoding substrate-binding domain-containing protein, with protein sequence MSEKITIGIHSASWTEHSRRVLQGLLNYVEEYPNIQVRDFRFSSNDPNLIGNPPWTGKVDGAIVSAGRNAGITTWLKRGKVPVVLASGDLIDSGFVSVFTDVHSVGRLAAAHLTEAGFEHIAFVGYQKSDGSKRRRDGLADELTKRGIKLKAVALKEIPVDTVEEDKEISESTVEKIQQLLEKSPKPLAIVALNDAVAEFVAKIALDMGLSIPDEVGVLGVGDSERARMTDPPLSSVHTPGVEIGYRCASLLHSMILGNPPKETVFEIPVEQVSVRRSTTGWKRAAVTDIDRAVSYIREHACDGIRLKDVSSYVRIPIRTLEIEFKKQIGRSMGEVIREVRLERVKHLLESTNLSTQRIAAMVGYSHYSYLNKLLRDELNVTPSQYRKQQRHSKSEGE encoded by the coding sequence ATGAGTGAAAAAATAACGATCGGCATCCATTCCGCTTCTTGGACCGAGCATTCGCGACGCGTGCTGCAAGGGCTGCTCAACTACGTCGAAGAATATCCCAACATTCAAGTTCGCGACTTCCGCTTTTCCAGCAACGACCCCAACCTGATCGGCAATCCTCCGTGGACTGGCAAGGTCGATGGAGCCATTGTTTCTGCTGGCCGCAACGCTGGTATCACCACTTGGCTCAAACGCGGCAAAGTCCCGGTGGTGTTGGCCAGTGGCGACTTGATCGACTCCGGCTTCGTCTCGGTCTTCACCGATGTCCATTCGGTTGGGCGCCTGGCCGCGGCCCACTTAACGGAAGCGGGCTTCGAGCACATCGCGTTCGTGGGATATCAGAAGTCAGACGGATCGAAGCGACGTCGCGACGGGCTGGCCGACGAACTCACCAAGCGGGGCATCAAGCTTAAAGCCGTGGCGCTCAAGGAGATTCCGGTCGATACGGTCGAAGAAGACAAGGAGATTTCCGAGTCGACTGTCGAGAAGATCCAGCAGCTGCTGGAGAAGTCCCCCAAGCCCCTGGCGATTGTCGCTCTGAATGATGCCGTGGCCGAGTTTGTCGCCAAGATCGCCCTCGACATGGGACTCTCGATTCCCGATGAAGTCGGCGTGCTGGGGGTGGGAGACTCGGAACGGGCTCGGATGACCGATCCGCCCCTATCCAGCGTGCACACACCCGGCGTAGAAATTGGCTACCGCTGTGCGTCGCTGCTGCACTCGATGATCCTGGGGAACCCACCCAAGGAAACGGTCTTCGAGATCCCAGTCGAGCAGGTTTCTGTCCGGCGCTCGACCACCGGCTGGAAGCGGGCCGCCGTGACCGATATCGACCGGGCTGTGAGCTACATTCGCGAGCATGCCTGCGACGGTATTCGCCTGAAGGATGTTTCCAGCTACGTCCGAATTCCGATTCGCACGCTCGAGATCGAATTCAAAAAACAGATCGGACGCTCGATGGGGGAAGTCATCCGCGAGGTTCGCCTGGAACGGGTCAAACACTTGCTCGAATCGACCAATCTTTCGACGCAGCGAATCGCGGCGATGGTGGGCTACAGCCATTATTCGTATTTGAACAAGCTGCTGCGTGACGAATTGAACGTCACCCCCAGCCAATACCGCAAACAGCAGCGTCATTCGAAATCCGAGGGGGAATAG
- a CDS encoding sialate O-acetylesterase yields the protein MLRNFSFLLAVLMCLFAQGRAVAEPFQWASPFGDHMILQRDMPIRVWGWGTPGEKVTVKLADAETITKDPQASATVAADGSWSVALEPMPYSKSFYDLVATSGKQKLIAKSVLLGEVWICSGQSNMQMGYQGIPEIKKLADQLTGAPVRCLQITQDVSFEEQDRCTAKWIVGPGNSAVATTFAYDMYESLKVPIAVIETSWGSSSLEGWMPRSMAKDLPHFQAALKQLDTEEHDRVASLIAKQAGGTRWTRDENIYLRTRPNILYNAMLHPLEPLSVRGMVWYQGEANSKSIESMQQYGDTLSAWTTLLRERFQNEDFMMLAVMLPRFGRMAASSPTKDVESPTAHGWAWMRQSQAKLLQLPNTGLANTIDLGHLTNIHPTDKRPIGKRLSMIAVNFLEPGRVDPSGPQLKKLEIDGATAVVSLSHARGLKTTDGNDPKGFWICGKDRQWKRAVAKIDGETVRLTSKEVPAPVAVRYAFASFPQVNLINDWDLPAVPFRTDDYAP from the coding sequence ATGCTCCGAAATTTTTCGTTTCTGTTAGCCGTCTTAATGTGTCTTTTTGCGCAGGGACGAGCCGTTGCCGAGCCGTTTCAGTGGGCTTCTCCCTTCGGCGATCACATGATTCTGCAGCGCGATATGCCGATTCGGGTCTGGGGCTGGGGGACGCCAGGCGAGAAGGTCACCGTGAAGTTGGCTGACGCCGAGACCATCACTAAAGACCCACAGGCCAGCGCCACGGTTGCCGCCGACGGAAGTTGGAGCGTCGCGCTGGAGCCCATGCCGTACAGCAAGAGTTTCTACGATCTCGTCGCCACCAGCGGCAAACAGAAACTCATCGCGAAGAGCGTGCTATTGGGTGAAGTGTGGATCTGCAGCGGACAATCGAACATGCAGATGGGGTACCAGGGGATCCCCGAAATTAAGAAGTTGGCAGATCAATTGACGGGGGCTCCGGTTCGCTGCCTGCAGATCACCCAGGACGTTTCCTTCGAAGAGCAAGACCGCTGCACGGCCAAGTGGATCGTCGGTCCCGGCAATAGCGCTGTGGCCACCACGTTCGCGTACGACATGTATGAATCGTTGAAAGTGCCGATTGCCGTCATTGAAACGTCGTGGGGAAGTTCGTCCCTTGAAGGGTGGATGCCGCGAAGCATGGCCAAGGATCTGCCTCACTTTCAAGCGGCACTCAAGCAGTTGGATACGGAAGAACACGACCGCGTCGCCAGCTTGATCGCCAAGCAAGCAGGCGGAACGCGCTGGACGCGTGATGAAAACATTTACCTGCGAACTCGCCCCAACATTTTGTACAACGCGATGCTGCACCCGCTCGAGCCGCTGAGTGTTCGCGGGATGGTGTGGTATCAGGGGGAAGCCAACTCCAAGTCGATCGAGTCGATGCAGCAGTATGGCGACACGCTCTCGGCATGGACCACGCTGCTGCGCGAGCGTTTTCAAAACGAAGACTTCATGATGCTGGCCGTCATGTTGCCACGCTTCGGCCGGATGGCTGCCTCGTCGCCGACCAAGGATGTCGAGTCCCCTACGGCGCACGGCTGGGCCTGGATGCGCCAGTCGCAGGCAAAACTCTTACAACTGCCCAACACCGGGCTGGCCAACACGATCGATCTAGGGCATCTCACCAATATTCACCCTACGGACAAACGCCCGATCGGTAAGCGGTTGTCGATGATCGCCGTGAACTTTCTTGAGCCGGGCCGAGTCGACCCATCGGGACCACAGTTGAAGAAGTTGGAGATCGATGGCGCGACCGCCGTTGTCTCCTTGAGCCATGCCCGAGGTCTGAAGACCACCGATGGCAACGACCCAAAAGGATTCTGGATTTGCGGCAAGGATCGCCAGTGGAAGCGGGCGGTGGCTAAGATCGACGGCGAGACGGTTCGGTTGACGAGCAAAGAGGTGCCTGCCCCGGTGGCGGTGCGTTATGCATTTGCCTCGTTCCCGCAGGTGAATCTGATCAACGACTGGGATTTGCCTGCGGTGCCGTTCCGAACGGACGACTACGCCCCGTAA